A region of Faecalibacterium taiwanense DNA encodes the following proteins:
- a CDS encoding ABC transporter ATP-binding protein — MEPIIKVDNVSMCFNLSKEKHESLKEYFLAMVQGRLQYDEFYALKDVSLDIMPGDFYGLVGLNGSGKSTLLKTIAGVYKPSKGKVTVRGSIAPLIELGAGFDMDLTARENIYLNGTVLGFSPKYLDEKFDEIVEFSELQNFLDVPLKNYSSGMVARIGFAIATITKPDILIADEVLSVGDFLFQQKCEKRMQELMAGGTTVILVSHSIEQIERMCSKVAWLSHGHLKMNGDTATVCAAYKATQRGEA, encoded by the coding sequence ATGGAACCGATCATCAAAGTGGACAATGTTTCCATGTGCTTCAACCTCTCCAAGGAAAAGCATGAGAGCCTGAAGGAATACTTCCTTGCCATGGTGCAGGGCCGCCTGCAGTACGATGAATTTTACGCCCTCAAGGACGTGAGTCTGGACATCATGCCCGGCGATTTCTATGGCCTTGTGGGCCTGAACGGCTCGGGCAAGTCCACCCTGCTCAAGACCATTGCGGGCGTGTACAAGCCCAGCAAGGGCAAGGTGACGGTCCGCGGCTCCATCGCCCCGCTCATCGAGCTGGGCGCGGGCTTTGATATGGACCTGACTGCCCGCGAGAACATCTATCTGAACGGCACGGTGCTGGGCTTCTCGCCCAAGTATCTGGACGAAAAGTTTGATGAGATCGTGGAGTTCAGCGAGCTGCAGAACTTTCTGGATGTGCCGCTCAAGAACTACTCCTCCGGCATGGTGGCCCGCATCGGCTTTGCCATTGCCACCATCACCAAGCCCGATATCCTCATTGCGGACGAGGTGCTTTCGGTGGGCGATTTCCTGTTCCAGCAGAAGTGCGAAAAGCGGATGCAGGAGCTGATGGCGGGCGGCACCACGGTCATTCTGGTGTCTCACTCCATTGAGCAGATCGAGCGCATGTGCAGCAAGGTGGCATGGCTGAGCCACGGCCACCTGAAAATGAACGGCGATACGGCAACGGTCTGCGCGGCCTACAAGGCAACGCAGCGCGGCGAGGCCTGA
- a CDS encoding glycosyltransferase family 2 protein has protein sequence MNVRLKRARELAGYAVQLTRDEGLPTMLKQGAGFVKRRCFGKRARYLPAKKVLEAQRAEMAGKTAADCGLPTISILTPLYNTPEKYLREFLDSFVNQTAPNGQLCLADASDAEHADVKRIVEEYQTKNQRIVYQKIENKGIAANTNAAAELATGEYLALADHDDILAPHAMYTMGKAILQLRAQGEPDGFLYSDEALFSKSIRRPMVAHFKPDYAPDYLLCCNYICHLAVFQKALWDEIGGERPECDGSQDHDLFLRLVEKTGGAAHVPQVLYYWRVHAGSTSGGTDAKPYVAAAAKKALADHLARTGRTGTVEDGLFPSTYRVKWDIVGDPKVSILIPNKDHTDDLEKCLHSIWTKTSWENFEVIVIENNSTDPATFTYYKEARQRYDGLQVVSYPQKGFNFSGINNFGRQYASGDYLLLLNNDVEVRNADWLTELLRQCAHPGGAAICGAELFYPDETLQHAGVVTGLGGYAGHSHKYRKAGGSGYMFRAATVQDFSAVTGACLLVKTSVWDEVGGLDEAFAVAFNDVDFCLRVRDAGCRIAWTPYAQLTHYESKSRGGDEKDPVKARRFAAEQQRLYAVHGKANILHDPYYNPNLTMDREDFSESNDLRGLKEGRITVQWRK, from the coding sequence ATGAATGTACGACTGAAACGTGCCAGAGAACTGGCAGGCTATGCGGTGCAGCTGACGAGGGACGAGGGCCTGCCCACCATGCTCAAACAGGGCGCGGGCTTTGTCAAGCGCCGCTGCTTTGGCAAGCGTGCCCGCTATCTGCCCGCCAAAAAGGTGCTGGAAGCCCAGCGGGCCGAAATGGCCGGCAAAACGGCGGCAGACTGCGGCCTGCCCACCATCAGCATCCTGACTCCGCTGTATAATACACCGGAAAAATACCTGCGGGAATTTCTGGATTCCTTTGTGAACCAGACGGCCCCCAACGGTCAGCTCTGCCTTGCGGATGCTTCCGATGCAGAACATGCCGATGTGAAGCGCATCGTGGAGGAATATCAGACAAAGAATCAACGCATCGTATACCAAAAGATCGAAAACAAAGGCATTGCGGCCAACACCAATGCTGCGGCAGAGCTTGCCACAGGGGAATATCTGGCCCTTGCCGACCACGATGATATCCTTGCGCCCCACGCCATGTACACCATGGGCAAAGCCATTCTGCAGCTGCGGGCGCAGGGCGAGCCGGACGGCTTCCTCTACAGCGATGAAGCACTCTTTTCCAAGAGCATCCGGCGGCCCATGGTGGCCCACTTCAAGCCGGATTACGCCCCGGACTACCTGCTGTGCTGCAACTACATCTGCCACTTGGCGGTGTTCCAAAAGGCGCTGTGGGATGAGATCGGCGGGGAGCGGCCGGAGTGCGACGGCAGTCAGGACCACGACCTGTTCCTGCGCCTTGTGGAAAAGACCGGCGGCGCGGCCCATGTGCCGCAGGTGCTGTACTACTGGCGGGTGCACGCAGGCTCCACCTCCGGCGGCACCGATGCCAAGCCCTATGTGGCGGCAGCAGCCAAAAAGGCGCTGGCCGACCATCTGGCCCGCACCGGACGCACCGGCACCGTAGAGGATGGCCTGTTCCCCAGTACCTACCGGGTGAAGTGGGACATTGTGGGCGACCCGAAGGTAAGCATCCTCATCCCGAACAAGGACCACACCGACGATCTGGAAAAGTGCCTGCACAGCATCTGGACCAAAACCAGCTGGGAGAACTTTGAGGTTATCGTCATCGAGAACAACTCCACCGACCCGGCCACCTTTACCTATTATAAGGAAGCCCGGCAGCGCTACGACGGCCTGCAGGTGGTCAGCTACCCGCAGAAGGGCTTCAACTTTTCCGGCATCAACAACTTTGGCCGGCAGTACGCCAGCGGGGATTACCTGCTGCTGCTGAACAACGACGTGGAGGTGCGCAATGCGGATTGGCTCACGGAGCTTTTGCGGCAGTGTGCTCACCCCGGCGGCGCGGCCATCTGCGGCGCAGAGCTGTTTTACCCGGACGAGACGTTGCAGCATGCAGGCGTTGTGACCGGCCTTGGCGGCTACGCGGGCCACAGCCACAAATACCGCAAGGCGGGCGGCAGCGGCTACATGTTCCGCGCTGCAACGGTGCAGGACTTTTCCGCCGTCACCGGTGCCTGCCTGCTGGTAAAGACCAGCGTGTGGGACGAAGTGGGCGGTCTGGACGAGGCCTTTGCGGTGGCCTTCAACGATGTGGATTTCTGCCTGCGGGTGCGGGATGCAGGCTGCCGCATTGCGTGGACACCCTATGCTCAGCTGACCCATTACGAGAGCAAGAGCCGCGGCGGCGACGAAAAAGACCCAGTGAAGGCCCGGCGCTTTGCCGCCGAGCAGCAGCGGCTGTATGCCGTGCACGGCAAGGCGAACATCCTGCACGACCCCTACTACAACCCCAACCTGACCATGGACCGGGAGGATTTTTCCGAAAGCAATGATCTGCGCGGGCTGAAAGAGGGACGTATCACGGTGCAGTGGAGGAAATAA
- a CDS encoding DUF5662 family protein, which produces MNIKGHFETITRHKLLVMKYCFACGLYKQGLAHDLSKYSPTEFIPGCIYYQGDHSPNEAERAARGYSSAWLHHKGRNKHHLEYWIDYSTRKVGLAGMKMPLRYVCEMVCDRVAASQIYLGDKYTDASPWEYYERSKTHYLLHPETRALLEELLKMVRDLGHDRTFEHMKYLLGCEKDY; this is translated from the coding sequence ATGAACATCAAGGGCCATTTTGAGACCATCACCCGGCACAAGCTGCTGGTGATGAAATACTGCTTTGCCTGCGGGCTCTATAAGCAGGGCCTTGCCCACGACCTGAGCAAGTACAGCCCTACCGAGTTCATTCCGGGCTGCATCTATTATCAGGGTGACCACAGCCCCAACGAAGCGGAGCGCGCGGCGCGGGGCTATTCCTCCGCGTGGCTGCACCACAAGGGCCGCAACAAGCACCATCTGGAATACTGGATCGACTACAGCACCCGGAAGGTGGGCCTTGCCGGCATGAAGATGCCACTGCGCTATGTGTGCGAAATGGTGTGCGACCGCGTGGCCGCCAGCCAGATCTATCTGGGCGACAAGTACACCGATGCTTCCCCGTGGGAATACTACGAGCGCAGCAAGACCCACTACCTGCTCCACCCGGAGACCCGTGCCCTGCTGGAAGAGCTGCTGAAAATGGTGCGCGACCTCGGGCATGACCGCACCTTTGAGCACATGAAATACCTGCTGGGCTGCGAAAAAGATTACTAA
- the rsxC gene encoding electron transport complex subunit RsxC — protein MLNKLKRAALGAHTPHDKATAASKPIPMPLPAQVRILMSQHIGAPAKALVKKGDEVFVGTKIGEAGGFVSANIHSSVSGTVAAVEPFRLSNGRMCDSVVIKTDGKQTVDPAVKAPEVTDKASFLKAVRECGLVGLGGAGFPTDVKLQPKQQVDTLLINASECEVWLTSDTQEMLNCSDDIIRGIKAVLQYTGIPKCVIGIENNKPECIDLLCKKTNGDSTIEVKPLPSVYGTGAELILIEKCLGREVPHGGLPADAGAIVMNVTSVSTLGKYLATGMPVVERTITVDGDACAKPQNIVVPVGTAYQDIIDFAGVKGELGKVVAGGAMMGPAVENLSYPTTKTTSGLIFLSKAAAEPAPVNPCIRCGRCVEYCPMGLEPVEVNQAYAARDVQELGKLHADYCFNCGSCSFVCPAKRPVTQMMSLAKAFYLGEIKKGGNK, from the coding sequence ATGTTGAACAAGCTGAAACGTGCGGCGCTTGGCGCGCATACGCCGCATGACAAGGCAACTGCTGCAAGCAAACCGATCCCGATGCCTCTGCCCGCGCAGGTACGCATCCTCATGAGCCAGCATATCGGCGCTCCCGCCAAAGCTCTGGTCAAAAAGGGCGACGAGGTGTTCGTTGGCACAAAGATCGGCGAGGCTGGCGGCTTCGTCTCTGCAAACATCCACTCCAGTGTCTCCGGCACGGTTGCCGCAGTGGAGCCCTTCCGTCTGTCCAATGGCCGCATGTGCGACTCTGTCGTCATCAAGACCGATGGCAAACAGACCGTGGACCCGGCTGTCAAGGCACCGGAAGTGACCGATAAGGCCAGCTTCCTCAAGGCTGTGCGTGAGTGCGGCCTGGTCGGTCTGGGCGGCGCAGGCTTCCCGACCGACGTAAAGCTGCAGCCCAAGCAGCAGGTGGATACCCTGCTGATCAACGCTTCCGAGTGTGAAGTGTGGCTGACCAGCGATACGCAGGAGATGCTGAACTGCAGCGATGATATCATCCGCGGCATCAAGGCCGTGCTGCAGTACACCGGCATCCCGAAGTGCGTCATCGGCATTGAGAACAACAAGCCCGAGTGCATCGACCTGCTGTGCAAAAAGACCAATGGCGACAGCACCATCGAGGTCAAGCCCCTGCCCAGTGTCTACGGCACCGGCGCAGAGCTGATCCTCATTGAAAAGTGTCTGGGCCGCGAAGTGCCCCACGGCGGTCTGCCCGCAGATGCCGGCGCGATCGTCATGAACGTGACCAGCGTTTCCACCCTTGGCAAGTATCTGGCTACCGGTATGCCGGTGGTCGAGCGCACCATCACCGTGGACGGCGACGCCTGCGCAAAGCCCCAGAACATCGTTGTCCCCGTGGGCACTGCCTATCAGGACATCATTGATTTTGCGGGCGTCAAGGGCGAGCTGGGCAAAGTGGTTGCCGGCGGTGCCATGATGGGCCCCGCTGTGGAGAACCTGAGCTACCCCACCACCAAGACCACCTCCGGCCTGATCTTCCTGAGCAAGGCCGCTGCAGAGCCTGCACCGGTGAATCCCTGCATCCGCTGCGGCCGCTGCGTGGAGTACTGCCCCATGGGTCTGGAGCCTGTGGAGGTCAATCAGGCATACGCTGCACGCGATGTGCAGGAGCTGGGCAAGCTGCATGCAGACTACTGCTTCAACTGCGGCAGCTGCTCGTTCGTCTGCCCGGCAAAGCGCCCTGTTACCCAGATGATGAGTCTGGCAAAGGCGTTCTACCTTGGTGAAATCAAAAAAGGAGGCAATAAGTAA
- a CDS encoding RnfABCDGE type electron transport complex subunit D has translation MDTKLIVSASPHVRSEETTQSLMANVIVALCPCVVASAIIFGMRALLVTAVSVVACVAFEWLYCKLLKKPNPISDLSAVVTGIILAMNVPVGMPIGQLIIGDLVAIVIVKQLFGGIGMNFANPALVGRIVLFISFAGSMNKWVFPDAAVDQLSSATPLAVADKSKLSLLDLFMGIHGGVLGETCALAIVLGLIYLVATKTISIAIPASYVGSMFVFYLIATHSVHEALVAVLSGGLLFGAVFMATDYVTSPFTLKGKLVYGVALGIVTFAIRYWGSYTEGVSFALLFMNLWVPYINDLTRQTPYGYIKPAKKAKEGAGK, from the coding sequence ATGGATACGAAGCTTATTGTTTCGGCTTCCCCGCATGTGCGCAGCGAAGAGACCACCCAGAGCCTGATGGCCAACGTGATCGTCGCCCTGTGCCCCTGCGTGGTGGCCTCTGCCATCATTTTTGGTATGCGTGCACTGCTGGTAACAGCCGTGTCCGTGGTGGCCTGTGTGGCTTTTGAGTGGCTGTACTGCAAGCTGCTCAAGAAGCCCAACCCCATCAGCGACCTGTCCGCCGTCGTCACCGGCATCATTCTGGCCATGAACGTGCCCGTGGGCATGCCCATCGGCCAGCTCATCATCGGTGATCTGGTGGCCATCGTCATCGTCAAGCAGCTGTTCGGCGGCATCGGCATGAACTTTGCCAACCCCGCTCTGGTGGGCCGTATCGTGCTGTTCATCAGCTTTGCCGGTTCCATGAACAAGTGGGTGTTCCCGGATGCAGCGGTGGACCAGCTGTCCAGCGCTACCCCGCTGGCTGTGGCCGATAAGTCCAAGCTGAGCCTGCTGGATCTGTTCATGGGCATCCATGGCGGTGTGCTGGGCGAGACCTGCGCACTGGCCATCGTGCTGGGCCTGATTTATCTGGTGGCCACCAAGACCATCAGCATCGCCATCCCGGCTTCTTATGTCGGCAGCATGTTCGTGTTCTACCTCATTGCTACCCACAGTGTGCACGAGGCTCTGGTTGCCGTGCTGAGCGGCGGCCTGCTGTTCGGTGCCGTGTTCATGGCTACCGACTACGTTACCAGCCCCTTCACCCTGAAGGGCAAGCTGGTGTACGGCGTGGCACTGGGTATCGTCACCTTTGCCATCCGTTATTGGGGCAGCTACACCGAGGGCGTGTCCTTCGCACTGCTGTTCATGAACCTGTGGGTTCCCTACATCAACGATCTGACCCGTCAGACCCCGTATGGCTACATCAAGCCTGCAAAGAAAGCAAAGGAGGGTGCTGGCAAATGA
- a CDS encoding FMN-binding protein, with translation MSKSSNWESTIKPIVVLSVISLIASLLLALVNGMTAPVIAENTKRTTLAAYVGVLPSVSDASELEEVTDYTTAGITGVVKAPDGSTAIKAEEKGFDGGILTVIMGFDANGAETGMWVDASTQTKGIGSNVSSDDFLAQFDGMDGTQNIVMNQDYDAYSGATISSTALFAAINDCVNCYNELA, from the coding sequence ATGAGTAAGTCTTCCAACTGGGAGAGCACCATCAAGCCCATCGTTGTGCTGAGCGTTATCTCCCTGATCGCCAGCCTGCTGCTGGCACTGGTGAACGGCATGACCGCCCCGGTCATTGCCGAGAACACCAAGCGCACCACTCTGGCCGCTTATGTCGGCGTGCTGCCCTCCGTTTCGGATGCCAGCGAGCTGGAAGAAGTGACCGATTACACCACCGCCGGCATCACCGGCGTGGTCAAGGCTCCGGACGGCAGCACTGCCATCAAGGCCGAGGAAAAGGGCTTTGACGGCGGCATCCTGACCGTCATCATGGGCTTTGATGCCAATGGCGCCGAGACCGGCATGTGGGTAGACGCTTCCACCCAGACCAAGGGCATCGGCTCCAACGTGAGCAGTGACGACTTCCTGGCGCAGTTCGACGGCATGGATGGCACCCAGAACATTGTGATGAATCAGGATTACGATGCCTACAGCGGCGCAACCATTTCGTCCACCGCTCTGTTTGCTGCCATCAATGACTGTGTCAACTGCTACAACGAGCTGGCGTAA
- the rsxE gene encoding electron transport complex subunit RsxE → MAQENKSKVSILTNGIIKENPVLRLVLGTCSILAVTTAVSSALGMGAAFTFVLVCSNIMISLLRKVIPGKVHLPCYIVIIASFVTIVQMFMQAYMESLYNALGVFLPLIVVNCIILGRAEMFACKNSIVDSALDGVGMGVGYTLTATLMASIREILGSGTWLGFQVIPESVAKVSIMTQAPGAFFCFGLLMAGCVWLEGKLDARIERKSCCDLDNLKKEAE, encoded by the coding sequence ATGGCACAAGAAAATAAGTCCAAGGTAAGCATCCTTACCAACGGCATTATCAAAGAAAACCCCGTTCTGCGTCTGGTTCTGGGTACCTGCTCCATTCTGGCAGTTACCACTGCAGTTTCCAGCGCTCTGGGCATGGGTGCCGCCTTCACCTTCGTGCTGGTGTGCTCCAATATCATGATCTCCCTGCTGCGCAAGGTGATCCCCGGCAAGGTGCATCTGCCCTGCTACATCGTCATTATCGCAAGCTTCGTGACCATCGTTCAGATGTTCATGCAGGCTTACATGGAAAGCCTGTACAACGCTCTGGGTGTGTTCCTGCCCCTGATCGTTGTCAACTGTATCATTCTGGGCCGTGCCGAGATGTTCGCCTGCAAGAACAGCATCGTGGACTCCGCACTGGACGGCGTGGGCATGGGCGTTGGCTACACCCTCACCGCTACCCTGATGGCATCCATCCGTGAGATCCTGGGCAGCGGCACATGGCTGGGCTTCCAGGTGATCCCGGAAAGCGTTGCCAAGGTCTCCATCATGACGCAGGCTCCCGGCGCATTCTTCTGCTTTGGCCTGTTGATGGCCGGCTGTGTGTGGCTGGAAGGCAAGCTGGATGCCCGCATCGAGCGCAAGAGCTGCTGCGACCTTGATAACCTGAAGAAGGAGGCAGAATAA
- a CDS encoding electron transport complex protein RnfA: MLVKLAAIFFSMILVNNYVLVKFYGICPFLGVSKKLDSAVGMSGAVIFVMFMATAVTFPIQIFILDPAGLSYLQTIVFILVIAVLVQFIEIFLKKYVVALYNSLGVYLPLITTNCCVLAVTILVVGDYGADVAAMGFGVAYIEALVCAIGAGCGFMLAMVMFSGVRKRVEACDPPAPFKGLPITLIAAAITSLSFMGFGGIVENLFNVTL, encoded by the coding sequence ATGTTAGTAAAACTCGCTGCGATCTTCTTCAGCATGATCCTGGTCAACAACTACGTGCTGGTGAAGTTCTACGGTATCTGCCCGTTCCTGGGCGTTTCCAAAAAGCTGGATTCTGCGGTTGGTATGTCCGGCGCCGTCATCTTCGTCATGTTCATGGCAACGGCCGTTACCTTCCCCATCCAGATCTTCATTCTGGACCCGGCTGGTCTGAGCTACCTGCAGACCATCGTGTTCATTCTGGTCATTGCTGTTCTGGTGCAGTTCATCGAGATCTTCCTCAAGAAGTACGTGGTTGCACTGTATAACTCTCTGGGCGTTTATCTGCCCCTGATCACCACCAACTGCTGTGTTCTGGCTGTCACCATTCTGGTCGTGGGCGACTACGGCGCAGATGTGGCTGCTATGGGCTTCGGCGTTGCTTACATTGAGGCTCTGGTGTGTGCCATCGGCGCAGGCTGCGGCTTCATGCTGGCCATGGTCATGTTCAGCGGCGTGCGCAAGCGCGTGGAAGCCTGCGATCCCCCGGCACCCTTCAAGGGCCTGCCCATCACCCTGATCGCAGCAGCAATCACCAGCCTGTCCTTCATGGGCTTCGGCGGCATCGTCGAAAACCTGTTCAATGTCACGCTGTAA
- a CDS encoding RnfABCDGE type electron transport complex subunit B — MNIVSAVILCTIVGAVGAIVLVAASKFMAVEEDPRIEEVTNCLAGANCGGCGYAGCADYAKAVVMDGVPCDKCAPGGPKAAAAIAKIMGGTASAVEKKAVVQCQGNSEHCKPAYDYKGIQTCAAAAALYGGPKTCSFACVGLGDCTKVCKFDAIHIVDGVAKVDKDKCTGCGACANICPKQVIMIDVGGPRKPVVMCSNKDKGPVAMKACTTSCIACGMCERTCKFDAIHVVDGVARIDYDKCKGCGMCAQKCPKHIILFPLKDDPNPPKPVVKPAAPAAAPAAKPEAKAEAKPETKAE, encoded by the coding sequence ATGAATATTGTATCTGCTGTTATCCTGTGTACCATCGTGGGCGCAGTCGGCGCGATCGTTCTGGTCGCAGCGTCCAAGTTCATGGCGGTGGAGGAAGACCCCCGCATTGAAGAAGTTACCAACTGCCTTGCCGGTGCAAACTGCGGCGGCTGCGGCTACGCAGGCTGTGCGGACTACGCAAAGGCTGTGGTCATGGACGGCGTGCCCTGCGACAAGTGCGCACCCGGCGGCCCCAAGGCTGCCGCTGCCATTGCCAAGATCATGGGCGGCACGGCCAGCGCTGTGGAAAAGAAGGCGGTTGTCCAGTGCCAGGGCAATTCCGAGCACTGCAAGCCTGCTTATGATTACAAGGGCATCCAGACCTGTGCAGCCGCTGCTGCACTGTACGGCGGCCCCAAGACCTGCTCCTTTGCCTGCGTTGGTCTGGGCGACTGCACCAAGGTGTGTAAGTTCGATGCCATCCACATTGTGGACGGTGTTGCCAAGGTGGACAAGGACAAGTGCACCGGCTGCGGTGCCTGCGCAAACATCTGCCCCAAGCAGGTCATTATGATCGACGTGGGCGGCCCGCGCAAGCCGGTGGTCATGTGCTCCAACAAGGACAAGGGTCCTGTGGCCATGAAGGCCTGCACCACCTCCTGCATTGCCTGCGGTATGTGCGAGCGCACCTGTAAGTTCGACGCTATCCACGTGGTGGACGGCGTGGCCCGCATCGACTATGACAAGTGCAAGGGCTGCGGCATGTGTGCCCAGAAGTGCCCCAAGCACATCATCCTCTTCCCGCTGAAGGATGACCCCAATCCCCCGAAGCCCGTGGTGAAGCCCGCCGCTCCCGCTGCTGCCCCCGCAGCAAAGCCGGAAGCCAAGGCTGAGGCAAAGCCCGAGACCAAGGCAGAGTAA
- a CDS encoding sugar MFS transporter, with product MEQQSARLRNTGFLTFFFSGICAISAGVVVSLLQERYGFAYGMTGTLLSLMSVGNLLAGLLIGMLPSVLGMKPSVLLLTIGYAVGYGIMGLTGAVAVLALAFFLVGIAKGSVMNTCTILVSDHSADRTRGMNLMHSCYACGALLCPFLIAAAARVSTALAVFLLAVLGLMLWLVYGFTPLGGGKAKNAKGKQAIDWSFLRSARFWMLTGLLFFQNAAEQSVNGWMVTYFKGSGIIAGTLAAYTVTVMWGATLVARLLIAFVFPFKSPRKAMVGMSVLCTIFYVLLVMAHTQVMAIVLLFAFAFSMAGLNPTAVASAGRMTSVTSMGIMLPVASSGAILMPWIIGIVAEKAGLAAGMASNIVPCVGLIIFTLLVARLPEE from the coding sequence ATGGAACAACAGTCTGCACGCCTGCGGAATACAGGCTTTCTTACCTTCTTCTTCAGTGGCATCTGTGCCATCAGTGCGGGCGTGGTGGTCAGCCTGTTGCAGGAGCGCTACGGCTTTGCCTACGGCATGACCGGCACTCTGCTCTCACTTATGAGTGTGGGTAATCTGCTGGCAGGCCTGCTCATTGGTATGCTGCCCAGTGTACTGGGCATGAAGCCCAGTGTGCTGCTGCTCACCATCGGCTATGCGGTGGGCTACGGCATCATGGGCCTGACGGGTGCCGTGGCGGTGCTGGCGCTGGCGTTTTTTCTGGTGGGCATTGCCAAGGGCAGCGTCATGAACACCTGCACCATTCTGGTCAGCGATCACTCTGCCGACCGCACCCGGGGTATGAACCTGATGCACAGCTGCTACGCCTGCGGTGCGCTGCTGTGCCCCTTCCTCATTGCGGCGGCGGCAAGGGTGAGTACCGCACTGGCAGTATTCCTGCTGGCAGTGCTGGGCCTGATGCTCTGGCTGGTGTATGGATTTACTCCGCTGGGCGGCGGCAAGGCCAAGAATGCCAAGGGAAAGCAGGCCATTGACTGGAGCTTTCTGCGTTCGGCACGGTTCTGGATGCTGACCGGCCTTTTGTTCTTCCAGAACGCTGCAGAGCAGAGCGTCAACGGCTGGATGGTCACTTACTTCAAGGGCAGCGGCATCATTGCGGGTACACTGGCGGCTTACACCGTCACGGTCATGTGGGGTGCCACATTGGTGGCACGCCTGCTCATTGCGTTCGTGTTCCCGTTCAAGAGCCCGCGCAAGGCCATGGTGGGCATGAGCGTGCTGTGTACGATCTTTTATGTGCTGCTGGTCATGGCCCACACGCAGGTCATGGCTATCGTGCTGCTGTTTGCGTTTGCGTTCTCCATGGCGGGCCTGAACCCCACCGCTGTGGCCAGCGCGGGCCGCATGACCAGCGTGACCAGCATGGGCATCATGCTGCCGGTGGCATCCAGCGGTGCCATCCTCATGCCGTGGATCATTGGCATCGTAGCCGAAAAGGCTGGCCTTGCCGCTGGTATGGCTTCCAACATCGTGCCCTGCGTGGGGCTGATTATTTTCACCCTGCTGGTAGCTAGATTGCCGGAGGAATAA
- a CDS encoding epoxyqueuosine reductase QueH, which yields MIKMATQLNFAQQMDAVLKTLDGTRPRLLLHACCGPCSSAVLEQLCQYFEITVLYYNPNTWPAEEYYRRGEELKKFVAAAHPLGVTVVEDHYDPQEFYSAVTGLENEPERGSRCTVCYRLRMRRAAQYASENGFDWFTTTLSISPHKDAKRINAIGQELEAEFGVKHLPSDFKKHNGYLRSLQLSEEYGLYRQDYCGCEFSAKARGIEK from the coding sequence ATGATAAAAATGGCAACTCAATTGAATTTTGCACAGCAGATGGATGCCGTGCTCAAAACGCTGGACGGCACCCGGCCGCGCCTTTTGCTCCACGCCTGCTGCGGCCCCTGCTCCAGCGCAGTGCTGGAACAGCTGTGCCAGTATTTTGAGATCACAGTGCTTTACTATAACCCCAACACATGGCCTGCAGAGGAATACTACCGCCGCGGCGAGGAACTGAAGAAGTTCGTGGCAGCAGCCCATCCTCTGGGCGTGACCGTGGTGGAGGACCACTACGACCCGCAGGAGTTCTACTCTGCTGTCACCGGCCTTGAAAACGAGCCGGAGCGGGGCAGTCGGTGCACGGTCTGCTACCGGCTGCGGATGCGCCGGGCGGCGCAATACGCCAGTGAGAACGGCTTCGACTGGTTCACCACCACACTGTCCATCAGCCCGCATAAAGATGCCAAGCGCATCAATGCCATCGGGCAGGAGCTGGAAGCCGAGTTCGGCGTAAAGCATCTGCCTTCGGACTTCAAAAAGCACAACGGCTATCTGCGCAGCCTGCAGCTTTCGGAGGAATACGGCCTGTACCGGCAGGATTACTGCGGGTGCGAGTTCAGCGCGAAGGCAAGAGGCATTGAGAAATAA
- a CDS encoding DUF896 domain-containing protein, whose protein sequence is MTQEKIARINELAKKSKTTGLTEAEKAEQQALRREYIDDMKASLRAQLANTSIQEPDGTIHKVTRRADLENPRS, encoded by the coding sequence ATGACACAGGAAAAGATCGCCCGCATCAACGAGCTGGCAAAAAAGAGCAAGACCACCGGCTTGACCGAGGCCGAAAAGGCAGAGCAGCAGGCCCTGCGCCGCGAATACATCGACGACATGAAGGCCAGCCTGCGCGCGCAGCTGGCCAACACCTCCATTCAGGAGCCGGACGGCACCATCCACAAGGTGACCCGCCGTGCCGACCTTGAGAACCCCCGCAGCTGA